The genomic window TCCAGGTAAAGATATAAAGTTGGTCACGTTGACCAGAAGTATTAGAATTAGCACGGACTTCACCCAGCCTCCAGCCACAACTAGCTAAAGATAAGCTAGAAAGCGCTGCCACCCCTTTTAAAAATTGCCGTCTATTAGTCATTAAGTTAGAAGTTATTCATCGACAACTTCTAGATTACGGTATACCTCGTAGCCTCTGGCGTGATTTTCTGGGCTAAATGTATCATTCTTCACACTTACCAAACGCACCCTTCCCTTCTCCTATGGTCGCCCACTACGCGAATGTGCGCTCTGCGAACGGGTAAGATGTGGGGCTTCTGTCGGAGTTAGCTAAAGACTTTATTTTACTTTCGGACTTGGTTAATCTATGAAGGTTATCCTCCCTCAAGGAGATCCCTGCATGGAAGGAGTTTTTGATCATATGGATATCAGTGGGACAACAAACCAGAAGTTTTTGCAGAGAAAATTATGTAGATTTTGACTATATGGCTTAAACTAGTAGGTTGATCATCATATTTCTTATAGCTTCAATCAATAGGCTGTTATGCTCTTCCCAAGAAAGCCAAACAAGTTTGTAGAGAATTGCGGCACAAAGTAGTTAAATATGTTGTTAAACATTTGTAAACTGTTAGCAGCAGAGTAGCCGCGTGTCACATCTTGTTAAGGAATTATTATGAGACAACTTGTTATCGTTGAGCGCGTATGCCTGATTGGTCATATCGTGTCAAAAGCCTTTGGATTGGTAGGGATGCTACTGGTCGTACCTAATGCCGAAATAATTTTAAACTTATCGCAGGTTGGCGAAAGTGCCATACAGTTAAGTATGGCTGGCGGTGGTGTAGTTGATATCATCTTGGGGACAATAGCTGTCTCTATTTATGCCTACCGGACATTGGGATTGGGAACTTGGCTAGCATTTATGCTACCGGCTATGTTTATCTCTTTAGGAAGTGAACTACTGGGAACCAGCACAGGTTTTCCATTTGGTGATTATAGCTACTTGAGTGGCTTGGGTTATAAGATTGGGGGGCTAGTTCCTTTCACAATTCCTTTATCTTGGTTCTATGTTGGGCTGTCGTCTTATTTAATTGCCAGAGCTGGTTTGAAAGTGGCTCAAAAACCCAGTTTGGGACGCCATATTGCTGCTATAGCCGTTGGTGCTTTACTCTTCACTTGCTGGGATTTTGCCCTTGAGCCAGCTATGAGTCAATCTTCTCTGCCCTTCTGGTATTGGGAACAACCAGGAGCTTTCTTTGGGACACCTTACCAGAACTATGCAGGTTGGTTTGGCACTAGCGCCCTGTTTATGAGTGTGGCAGGATTGTTGTGGAGAAATACATCGATTAAATTAGAGCGATCGCAACTCAATCTCCCCTTAGTCGTTTATTTAACTAACTTTGCCTTCGCCGCCGGACTAAGTTTGGCTGCTGGGTTCTCCATCCCTGTATTGCTCGGCTTATTCCTTGGTGTGGCTCCCGCCGTGGCGCTGTGGTTAAGGAGTTCAACCACACCCATTCCAGTTGCTGTTGAATCAGCAAGCAAGGAAGTATCAGTAGCAAAGGTTGAAGTTGCCTTGAAATAGCCTAGAGATTGGGGAGTGGGGAGTCGGGACAAAGGGAATAACCCATGCCCAATACTTCGGCTTCGCTCAGTACAAGTGCCCAATGACGCCACTTGCTCCACTTGGGGAGACCCCTACAGCCCTTCCCTAACGGGACGGGACGCCTTACGGCGAACGGGCATCCTACGGCAGGCGCTAGCCTCTCCCTTTGGGAGAAGACCACAGCGGCTCCCCCATGCCCATTTATTTTGTATAGTCGCAATTTTAATTGTTAAGTATTTTGACAACAGTAGACAACGCTTTGATAGTAGAAAGCGCCATCTCCCTTTTGTTGCTACTTATCCAAGTACCAGCAACGGCGATTCTGTTTTCGCGCCTGCTAAAGGGGCCAAGACGCCTTCCCCCAATAGAACCGCAACAGCCAACGCCGGAGCTTTTGGGTAGGGTTAGCGTCGTTGTTCCCACCCTGAACGAGGCGCTTCGCATTAGCCCTCTGTTGGCTGGTTTAAGTCAACAAAGCTACGAAATTCGGGAAATTATTGTTGTAGACAGCAAGTCTGATGATGGCACCCCCGACTTGGTAAAAGCGACACAGCAGAAAGATCCACGCTTTCGCCTGATCACAGATGACCCCTTACCCTCTGGTTGGGTGGGGCGTCCTTGGGCGTTGCATAACGGTTTTCTATATAGCTCTGAGGCTAGTCAGTGGTTTCTGGGGCTGGATGCTGATATCCAACCGCATCCTGGTTTGGTTGCTGGTTTGGTGAAGACGGCCGAAGCACAAGGCTATGATCTGGTTTCCCTTTCACCCCAGTTTATCCTCAAATATCCAGGAGAGTGCTGGCTACAACCGGCTTTGTTGATGACTTTGCTTTACCGATTTGACCCCGCTGGGATCAATACAGAGCAGCCAGAACGGGTGATGGCAAATGGGCAGTGTTTTTTGTGTCGCCGCTCGGTTTTGGCTGCTGTGGGTGGGTATAGCAGTGCGAGTGCTTCTTTTTGTGATGATGTCACTTTGGCACGAAAGATTGCTGCTCAAGGGTATAAAGTGGGCTTTTTAGATGGTGCAAAGGTGCTAAAGGTACGGATGTATGAAGGGGCGATGGAAACGTGGAAGGAATGGGGGCGGAGTCTCGATCTTAAAGATGCAACTTCTCGTTCGCAGTTGTGGGGAGATTTATGGCTACTCACATCTGTTCAGGGTCTACCCCTTTTAATTGTCCTCACTTTTTTGTTGATTTCTCCGCCACTCGGATACTTGCTACAGACGCGATTAATCGCATCTCCCCCACTCCTCCTGGTGGGACTGAATTTATTCTTGGTGGTGATTCGCTTTGCTATGCTAATTGCGATCGCACCTTCTTACGATCGCAAAAGCGCCAAAGGCAGCTGGTTATTCTGGCTTTCCCCTTTGGCTGATCCATTAGCTGTGTTGCGAATCTTCTTATCTGCGTTCCATACCCCGCGCGAGTGGCGAGGACGCAAATACAGTGCTGAATTATGAGTTATGAATTATGAATTTTCAACTCCTAACTCCTCACTCCTCTTCACCTCCTACTTGATCCCCGCGTTCCAGTTCCCAAAGAATTTGATTTCCTTCACGACGTACCCGTGACACTATCCAGTTTCGCCAGCGCCATTGATCTCCCCGACTGGTAACAGCGCTGGCGTGGACATCCATCAAGTCTGCTAACTCAGAACTGGTGATTAAGTAGCCTTTTTCAGAGATTTCGTCAGCGATACGCAGAGTTTCGACCAAGCTGCGGAGTTGTGAAACCCTCATTTCTGGCGGTTTCTCTTCGGTTGCGGCCGCAATTGGCCCAGTTGATGGTTCCATAAGAGTTATTTCTGGTGCAGAAGTACTGACTTGTTGTCTACTTTGGTTAATTACTCTAGAGTTTTTCTCAGAATCAGCTACTTTTGCTACATTTAGTTCATTTGTAGAAGGTAAAGATTTATAAAAATTTGTCGGAGTTAATTGTTGTAGCGAAGGGATTTTGCCACTAGCATAGGTGCGAGCGATCACATCACAACGTTCGTTACCTATGTTACCAGAATGTCCCCTGACGTGTTGCCATTTTACCTGTTGAGTATTGAGTTGATCGAGAGTTTCCAAAAGGTCTTGGTTTTGGACGGGTTTACCATCTGACTTTTTCCAGCCTTTATTTTTCCAGCCTTTCACCCACTTGGTAACGCAGTTAATCAGGTATTCGCTATCGGTATGAAGGGTGATAGCTTGGGCTTGTTGAGATGTTTGCAGGAATTGTAGGGCTGCGATCGCAGCTTGCATTTCCATTTTATTATTAGTGGTATGAGCAGATGCATCGCCCATTTCGTGGATTGAGCCATCGCTGAAATAGACGACTACTCCCCAACCGCCAGGGCCAGGGTTCCCGGTGCAAGCACCATCGGTGTATATGCTTTGGATTGTGGGTTGGGTGGACATGGTTTAGGATATCGAACTGCAAAAAAGAGGCAGTGCGTTGCTTTGGTTCCCAAAGTTGTAGCGACTGCGGGTTTTTAGGGCGAAAAGGAGACGCAGAACCAGGTATTAAGAGGATTTGTCTAGGGCTGAGACGTTTAGACGACATTGCCTCGACTTGAAAATTGATTCATTCACATTCCCTAACTTCTGTTTTCAATTAACGACCGCATTCTCAAATCTAATTTGTCATCCAGTCAAGCAGTTTTAGATTTTAGATTGCCGATAGCGTAGCGTAAAGCCTGCGGCATGGCAACTCTACGAGAGGCTCTTGCGTTCGCTTAGAGCGAGTCTGCGTACTTTTACGGGGATCTTGCTAGCAAGAGCGTCTCGTAAGAGAGCGTCTTTTGGATTGACCCGGGCCATAAGGGTACGGGGCAAGCCGAATTTTAGATTTTGGATTTGTTCCGCCCACGCTTAGGCGAAGCATGAACCGAAATAATTTTTAATTCTTTAATCTAAAATCCAAAATCTAAAATCTAAAATTGGCATGGTCAATCTCCACCCTTCACACTTATTAATATTTGTCAAGTCTCAACCTCTGCTTTTTCAAAACCCTGATCATTAAAGTGTTTTATAATTGTTAATAAACTTCCCAGTAATGCATAGCTGATCAAAGAGCGGTTGATATTGGTTAAGGTGCGTCTCGTTTTTGTCCGGTCATTCATCCCAGGCTGCCCGAAGTGACAGACGTGGGCTTGTGCCCAATTAAGCTAAGATATTCTGATTATATGAATGTATTTGGGTTGGATAGGCTTTCCGTAGAGTTAAAGTGGTGCTTTGAAGTTATTTATTAATATGTATATCCTGAATAGGGACTTTGAGTTATGAAGGTTAGTTTGCAGCCGGCCTTGAATGATGGTAATTTGGACGCGAATCAACTGAATAGTCAACGTCAGTTGGGAATTTCGATTTCGGCGATCGCAGAAAATCAAGACCGCAATGTGCCACTGAATTTATGCTTAATTCTCGATCATAGTGGTTCCATGAATGGGCGATCGCTAGAAACGGTCAAAAAAGCAGCAAATCGTCTGGTAGATAGACTCAATCCTGGCGATCGCCTCAGTATTGTAGTTTTCGATCACCGTGCCAAAGTCTTAGTACCTAGTCAAAGTGTTGAAAATCCAGAGAAAATCAAACAGCAAATTAACCGCTTATCTGCCGATGGTGGAACTGCGATTGATGAAGGATTGCGCTTGGGGATTGAGGAGTTGGCGAAGGGAAAAAAAGATACTGTTTCCCAAGCTTTCCTATTAACCGACGGGGAAAATGAACACGGTGATAACAATCGCTGTTTGAAATTCGCCCAATTGGCTGCTAGCTATAATTTGACTTTGAACACTTTGGGATTTGGTGACAACTGGAACCAAGATGTTTTAGAAAAAATTGCTGATGCTGGTTTGGGTACTTTATCTTACATTCAAAAACCCGAACAGGCAGTGGATGAGTTTAATCGCCTGTTCAGCCGCATTCAAACAGTAGGATTGACTAACGCTTATTTGCTATTCTCCCTAATGCCTAATGTCAGATTAGCGGAACTCAAACCCGTCGCCCAAGTTTCCCCAGACACAATTGAGTTACCCCTGCAACAAGAAACTGATGGACGTTTCGCTGTACGGTTGGGAGATTTAATGAAAGATGCGGAACGGATGATTTTAGCTAATATTTATTTGGGACAATTGCCAACAGGTGAACAAGCGATCGCTAATGTGCAAGTCCGCTACGATGATCCAGCCGCCAACCAGGTAGGTTTATTTACACCAAATATCCCAGTTTATGCCCATGTAGTCAAAAATTACCAAGCAGACCCGAATCCCCAGGTGCAACAATCTATTTTAGCATTAGCTAAGTATCGCCAAACCCAGCTAGCAGAGACGAAATTACAACAAGGCGATCGCACTGGTGCAGCGACGATGCTACAAACGGCTGCTAAAACCGCGTTGCAAATGGGAGATACTGGTGCAGCAACGGTGTTGCAAACTTCTGCCACCCAGCTACAATCTGGTGGAGATTTATCCGAAAGCGATCGCAAGAAAACCAGGATTGTCTCTAAAACAATTTTGCAAGATACCCCTCCGCAATGAAAGTTAAATTGCTATCGGCGTTAAATGACAATAATGTTGATGTGGCTCAGACAAGTAGCCAACGTCAATTGGCAATGACGATTTTTGCGATCGCTGGTGAGTTTGACCAAAATCTGCCCCTTAACCTCTGCTTGATTTTGGATAGAAGTGGTTCTATGCATGGACAACCGATTAAAACGGTGATCCAGGCGGTGGAAAGATTAATAGATCGGTTGAAAGTTGGCGATCGCATCTCAGTTGTGGCTTTTTCCGGTTCTGCGGAAGTCATTATCCCCAACCAAGTGATCCAAGACCCCGAAAGCATCAAATCTCAAATTAAAAGCAAACTCAGTGCTAGTGGCGGTACAGTCATCGCTGAGGGTTTGGAACTGGGAATTACAGAACTGATGAAGGGCACAAGAGGCGCTGTTTCCCAGGCGTTTCTGCTGACGGATGGGCATGGTGAAAGCGGTTTGCGAATTTGGAAATGGGATATTGGGCGAGATGACAACAAGCGCTGTCTTGCACTTGCACAAAAGGCTGCCAAACTGAACCTAACTATCAACACTTTCGGATTTGGCAATAGCTGGAATCAGGATTTGCTGGAAAAAATTGCCGATGTCGGTGGTGGGACTCTAGCCCATATTGAACGTCCTGAACAAGCCGTGGATCAGTTTAGCCGACTGTTTGGACGGATTCAGTCTATTGGGCTAACTAATGCCTACTTGCTGTTATCTCTAGTGCCCAATGTCCGACTAGCAGAATTGAAACCCATTGCCCAAGTTGCCCCAGACACTATCGAGTTACCAGTGGAAGCGGAAACTGATGGTAGCTTTGCTGTGCGTTTGGGAGATTTGATGCAAGATGTAGAACGGGTAGTTTTGGCTAATATTTATCTGGGACAGTTGCCAGAAGGTAAACAAGCGATCGCGCATCTGCAAATCCGTTATGATGACCCGTTGGTTAACGAACAAGGCTTACTTTCGCCCCTGGTGCCAGTGTATGCAGATGTAGTGCGGGCGTATCAGCCGGCATCCAATCCGCAGGTGCAACAATCTATTTTAGCATTAGCGAAGTATCGTCAAACCCAGTTAGCCGAGGCGAAATTGCAACAAGGCGATCGCACTGGTGCAGCCACGATGCTACAAACAGCAGCTAAAACCGCTTTACAAATAGGAGATAAAGGTGCAGCGACAGTGTTGCAAACTTCTGCCACTCGCTTGCAAGCTGGAGAACAACTGTCAGATGCAGACCTCAAGAAAACTAGAATTGTATCAAAGACCGTTTTACAGGAATAGCCCTTTGATAATTTGTAATTTGTAATTTTTATGCAAACTACTGGTATTCATTATGTAAATATTATATTATTTGCTCTGATTAGGAACGCTCAAAAAATCTAAAACAATAGACATCTCCAGAAATTAATTATGCGTTGCCCAAAATCCTTGGTAGGCACAATTCAGGAATTGTGCCTACGACATTTTCGGATATGTCTAATAAGCATCTTTTCCAATTAAGCTTTATTTAAAGATACAATTAAACCTTAATTGCTTTTAAATCATCTAAATTCTATCCTTAGCTTTACACTAAAATAAATGCGTTCTCTAGCTCTCTGGATGATTTCTGCATCTTCAGCTTTAGACATCGCAATTTCACCCACGTGAATGGTGTCGATACCTGCATCACGTAGCAATGCTGCCGCAGAGAGTGGTAATCCCTGACGGGGCAACAGTTTCATCGCGGTTAGGTAGTTCAATGATGCTATCGTCTAAGTAGGACGATGCAAAAATTAAGGCTTGCTGAATATCTTCCAAAAAATAGCAAAACTCTGCTAGAAGTGCTACAGATAAATGTTTAGTAGCTTGAGAAGTACACATGAAAACTACTGGTATTCATCATGTAGCCATTATTTGTTCCGACTACGATCGCTCCAAAAAATTTTATGTAGAAGTTTTAGGATTTCCGATTATTCAAGAGACTTTTCGCACCGAGAGAAATTCTTATAAATTAGATTTACGAGTTGGACAAAATGCTCAAATAGAGCTATTCTCTTTCCTAAATCCTCCAGAACGGCCTAGTAAACCAGAGGCTTGTGGTTTAAGGCATATTGCTTTTAAAGTTGATGATGTTGAGGAAACTGTTTTTTATTTAAAATCGAAAGGAGTGGAGGTAGAAAATATCAGAGTTGATGAAATTACAAATAAAAAATTTACTTTCTTTAAAGACCCAGACAATTTACCATTAGAAATTTATGAGCGTTAAAATTATTTGAAACCCACAGAGGTGGGTTTTGTCTATATAGCCGCGAATTCCATTCGCCAGGGCAGACGTGTTTTTATAAAAGTGAGATACTCCCAGTTGTTTTGATTATAAGTCAACTTTACTGCATAAAATTTATCTCGTTGTTTGGGGGACAGTAAATACTTCTACCAAAAGAATCGCCAGTTTCTGCATCCATTACTTCCATAATTTTGGCGTTATCAGTGCAAACACTTCTACCTTTAGACATTCTCAACTCACCTTGGACAAAACCAGTCACTATCCACACCATTCGATTGTTAGAAACCGATGATTTGTACAGTCCTGTTTTGGCTGCAAATTCCTCGTATGTTGTAAGTTTTGCTTCTGTTATTTGCATCTTACTAGACTTTTTGATAACACGTTCAATCGTAATCAAGCGACTTGCTGGTAGGTTATTATTTGTAGGGTATATTCGTACTCTTGAGTTAAATGGTATTGGTTGATTGACTTGCTTTTTTGTCTGTACTGGTTTAGCTGTGACTGTCTGCACGAGCAATAAACTAGTGGTGCTAGCAAATACAAAAGCAGATAATGAAGTTATTGTAAAAATATTAACTATAGTGCAAATGCGCTTCATAATACTCAGAATCCTAACAACTTACAACACCAGTTTAATTAATTCCTAATTACGCTTACAAGTAAAAAATTTATTTTCTTTATCAACCCAGATAATTTATTATTAAATATTGATGAAAATTATAATATATAGATGTTTTGATTAAAGAATTTCAGATAAACAGCAAATGAGCGAGCTATTTGGTAAAATTCTCAAATGTTTGACAATATCTGCAAATTTTTAGCTGAAAATTTCTCTAGTGACTTTGCCACTTGGTTATTAGGCGAACCCATTACTTTCACAGAACTAAGTCCAAAAGAATTATCTCTCGAACCCATTCGCGCTGATGCCCTAATTCTGCTACAGTCGGAGCAAAGCATATTACATTTGGAATTTCAAACCCAAGTGGATGCGGAAATTCCTTTTCGGATGATTGACTATCGGTTGCGAGTATATCGCCGTTTTCCAGACAAAGTAATGCATCAAGTTGTAATTTATCTCAAGCAGACAAATTCAACTTTGGTGCAACAAAATACATTTACAATTTCTAGAACACGCCATGAATTTGCAGTTATCAGACTTTGGGAACAACAAACCGAAGTATTTCTGCGAACACCTGGACTTTTACCGTTAGCGGTGCTGAGTAGTACAATTGATCCAGAAGTCATACTTAACGAAGTGGCACGGGAAATTAACAGTATTACAGAATCAAGAACTCAAAGTAATATTGCTGCTTCCACGGCGGTTTTAGCTGGTTTAGTATTAGACAAAGAGGTTATTAGACGAGTTTTGAGGTCAGATATTATGCGCGAGTCAGCAATTTATCAAGATATTTTACAAGAAGGCAAAGCTGAAGGTAGAGCCGAAGGGAAAGCTCAAGGGAAAGCTGAAGGGAAAGCTGAAGGTAGAGCCGAAGGGAAAGCTGAAGGGAAAGCTGAAGCTTTACTTGAAGTGGCAAGCAATCTTTTTAATACTGGTATGCCATTAGAACAGATAGCAAGATTGACAGGGTTATCAATTGAGCAGTTACAGTATTTGCAGGTAACTGAGTCTGGTGAGTCCAAATAAATAATCGGTGCAGGTTGACTGCACCGATTGCACAATTTATATTTAATTGCACCGGACATTTCCCTCACGCCAATGCTGAAGCTTGGGGTTTGGCAAAAATCATTCTTCCTGCTGTAGTTTGTAAAGCACTGGTGACTACCACCCGTAATTCACCACCCACATAACTACTACCTTCTTCAACAACTACCATTGTGCCGTCATCTAGGTAGCCAATGCCTTGACTGGGTTCTTTGCCTTCCTTGAGAATTTTCAAATCCAGGTTGTCACCTGGTAAATAACTGGGACGGACGGCATTGACTAAATCATTCACATTCAAAACAGGTACTTTCTGGACGCTGGCGACTTTAGACAAGTTGTAGTCGTTGGTTAACAATGTACCGCTGATTTCTTGGGCGAAGCGGACTAACTTCGCATCCACTGTGGGAATATCTTCGTAGTCAACTGCATTAATTACGATGCGATCGGGGTAATCTTCCTTAATGCGATTAAGAATCTCTAGTCCTCGCCTTCCCCGTACTCGCTTTTGGTCTTTGCTAGCATCCGCTACTTGTTGGAGTTCTTGCAAGACAAACTGTGGCACGAGAATTTGCCCTTCCAGAAACCCTGTTTCTAGTAACGCTTCAATGCGACCATCGATAATGCAACTGGTGTCTAAAACTTTGGTATTGGCGGGTTTTAGCGTTCCTTCCACAACCATCGATTCAACGGTGTTGGGATTAATGAACCGCAATAAGCCTCGTCCGTGGGTATCTGCCAAATTCATGCCAGTGACAGAGAGGATAATACTACCGACAACTGCTACCAGTGGCTTAATAAATCCAAAATCCGCCGGTATAGGTAGTAAAAATAGTGGGGCTAGCATGAGGTTAGCTAGTAATAGCCCAATCACTAAGCCAATGGCACGAGTTAAGATCACTTCCAGAGGCATTTCTTTGACTTGTGATTCTAGGCGACGATATGTCGTCTGGAAACTCAGCCCGATCGCACCACCAATAATAGCGGCAAAGACGGCGACAACTAAGCGTAAAGCTTCAAGATTTGTTACTTGATCTAGCGTGTCATTGGGTAGCAGTTCAATGCTGTAGAACCCTATTCCCGACGCTGCCAGGATAAATGAGAAAACGATAATGGCGTCAAGCATGGTTGTCTTGTTTTCCTGCAACTGTGTTAACCGATAAACTTAAGTATTTTTTATTTCATCGGTAAGATAAACTCATCAATATTGACTTAGACTAAGGGTTTAGTAGGGCAATATCTGCAATTATTATAACCAAAGGCTTTTATCTTAATATTTTTCATTGTTTCGTTGTAAAACGATAAAAACTTGTATATAAACCACTTATTTTCATTGTCTCTAATTTGCAGTTGGATTAACTTAAAACTTTTCTCAAAATGAGTCAAAAATTTAGTGTTTCTGGAATTGCGAGTTCTGCTTATGTGCATATTCCCTTTTGCAGACGGCGGTGCTTTTATTGTGATTTCCCGGTGTCTGTTGTGGGCGATCGCTTGCGGGGCGAAACATCTGGTACTATCTCCCAATATGTTGAGGTGCTATGTCAAGAAATTGCCATTACACCAGCATTTGGTCAACCCCTGAAGACAATTTTCTTCGGTGGTGGTACTCCTTCGCTGCTATCAATAGAGCAATTACAACGAATAGTCACAGAGCTAGAGAGGCGTTTTGGTATTGCATCTGGGGCAGAAATTTCTATGGAAATAGACCCAGCTACCTTTGATTTAGCACATATAGCAGGCTATCGCAATGTGGGCGTGAACCGAGTAAGTCTAGGTGTACAAGCCTTTCAAGAAGAATTATTGCAAAGGGCGGGGCGATCGCACTCAGTTGAAGATATTTTTGCAGCTGTGGAACTAATCCACCAAGTTGAGGTTCCCGAATTTAGTTTAGACTTAATTTCCGGGTTGCCGCATCAGTCTTTGGATCAATGGCAGGATTCGCTAACAAAAGCGGTGGCGCTTTTACCTACTCACATTTCCATCTATGATCTTACCATCGAACCAGGTACAGCCTTTGGTCGTTACTACAAACCTGGTGATACTCCTTTGCCCACGGATGAAGCCACAGTCAAAATGTACCAGATGGGGCAGCAGATTTTGACTAGCTCAGGTTATGAGCATTATGAAATTTCCAATTATGCCCAACCTGGTCATCAGTGTCGGCATAATCGAGTCTATTGGGAAAACCGCCCTTACTACGGCTTTGGGATGGGTGCGGCGAGTTATGTTGAGGGGAAGCGCTTCACTCGTCCGCGCAAGACTAGGGAATATTACCAGTGGGTACAAGCTGGCGGTGTGATTGATTGTGATCTGACTCCCCCAAAGGAAGTATTGTTAGAGACGTTAATGTTGGGGTTGCGTTTGGCGGAGGGTTTGAGTTTGGTGACGTTGGCACAGGCGTTTGGGGAAGAGAAGGTAGAAGAGATTTGCAAGTGTTTGCGATCGTATTTTGAGACAGGTTGGGTGGAAGTTACAGACGGAAGGTTGCGTTTGATTGATCCCCAAGGATTTTTGTTTTCTAATGTGGTGTTGGCTGAGTTGTTTGAGAAGTTAGGGTGACGAACTGCTTATGCAGAAAAATAAAGTTAGAAAAGCTGTGATTCCGGTAGCTGGTTTTGGTACTCGTTTGTTTCCAGCTACTAAAGTTGTGAAAAAAGAACTTTTCCCGATTATTGATCAAGATGGCAGGGCAAAACCTGTCATTCTTGTAATTATTGAAGAAGCAATCAGTGCTGGAATTGTAGAAGTGGCGATCGTGGTGCAGCCAGATGACAAAGAAATATTTGAAGATTTATTGAAAAACCCACCCAAAAAAGAACTTTTAGATAAACTTTCACCGCAAAATCAAGAATATAGCCGATATCTCGAAGATTTAGGTGGCAGAATTACCATCTTATTGCAAGAGGAGCAATTAGGCTATGGACATGCGGTATTTTGTGCTAAGGATTGGGTGCAAGATGAGCCGTTTTTGCTCATGCTGGGCGACCACATTTACGCATCTGACACTGAAAAATCTTGTGCTAGTCAAGTTTTAGATGTTTACAAACAAGTTAATCAAAGCATTATTGGCTTAACTACAATGCCAGCAGAGATTATTCATAAAGCTGGATGTGTAACAGGAGTTTGGCAAGATATAAACTCGATTCTGGAAGTTACACAACTCTATGAAAAGCCTACTATTGAGTATGCACAACAGCATTTGCGTGTAGAGGAAATGTCAGAAAATGAGTTTTTATGTATATTTGGCTTATATTTACTAACGCCGAAAATTTTTGACTTTCTAGCAGAACACATCAACAAAAATTTCCGAGAACAAGGCGAATTTCAGTTAACATCCTGTCTTGAAGGATTGCGTCAGGAAGAGGGAATGACAGGATATGTTGTTAAAGGCAAGTGTTTTGATACAGGATTGCCAGATGCCTATCGTCAGACAATGATTGATTTTAGAAAATTATAGATTAATTTCAGTTCAATTAGTTTGTCTGGGAGAATCTCACTTTTTAAGATGGCTCAAGCAGACAGTAACCCATTGAAGTAAGTAGAGCGATGAGTAAGCACTTGAGGCACATTGAAACTACACCGTTTAGTTTGCCCCTGGTGACAACTTCCTGTTTTCTTTGTTATTAGGACTGCATAGCCTTAACCGAAGCGTATTGGCTTATAGCGGGGGTGTGTGGAGCGTGGGGTGCAGCACTGAGTGATCACACTCTCCAATGATTATTATCAATGACTAAATACTTTATTCCTTGGAAGTCCTTTGTGTGAATTTGAAAATTAAACTAAATCAATCACAAAACTACCTCAAAACTATTAGTAGTTAGAGCCGGAAAGGAGGTAGCAC from Nostoc sp. UHCC 0926 includes these protein-coding regions:
- the cruF gene encoding gamma-carotene 1'-hydroxylase CruF, translating into MRQLVIVERVCLIGHIVSKAFGLVGMLLVVPNAEIILNLSQVGESAIQLSMAGGGVVDIILGTIAVSIYAYRTLGLGTWLAFMLPAMFISLGSELLGTSTGFPFGDYSYLSGLGYKIGGLVPFTIPLSWFYVGLSSYLIARAGLKVAQKPSLGRHIAAIAVGALLFTCWDFALEPAMSQSSLPFWYWEQPGAFFGTPYQNYAGWFGTSALFMSVAGLLWRNTSIKLERSQLNLPLVVYLTNFAFAAGLSLAAGFSIPVLLGLFLGVAPAVALWLRSSTTPIPVAVESASKEVSVAKVEVALK
- the cruG gene encoding 2'-O-glycosyltransferase CruG, producing the protein MTTVDNALIVESAISLLLLLIQVPATAILFSRLLKGPRRLPPIEPQQPTPELLGRVSVVVPTLNEALRISPLLAGLSQQSYEIREIIVVDSKSDDGTPDLVKATQQKDPRFRLITDDPLPSGWVGRPWALHNGFLYSSEASQWFLGLDADIQPHPGLVAGLVKTAEAQGYDLVSLSPQFILKYPGECWLQPALLMTLLYRFDPAGINTEQPERVMANGQCFLCRRSVLAAVGGYSSASASFCDDVTLARKIAAQGYKVGFLDGAKVLKVRMYEGAMETWKEWGRSLDLKDATSRSQLWGDLWLLTSVQGLPLLIVLTFLLISPPLGYLLQTRLIASPPLLLVGLNLFLVVIRFAMLIAIAPSYDRKSAKGSWLFWLSPLADPLAVLRIFLSAFHTPREWRGRKYSAEL
- the rnhA gene encoding ribonuclease HI — translated: MSTQPTIQSIYTDGACTGNPGPGGWGVVVYFSDGSIHEMGDASAHTTNNKMEMQAAIAALQFLQTSQQAQAITLHTDSEYLINCVTKWVKGWKNKGWKKSDGKPVQNQDLLETLDQLNTQQVKWQHVRGHSGNIGNERCDVIARTYASGKIPSLQQLTPTNFYKSLPSTNELNVAKVADSEKNSRVINQSRQQVSTSAPEITLMEPSTGPIAAATEEKPPEMRVSQLRSLVETLRIADEISEKGYLITSSELADLMDVHASAVTSRGDQWRWRNWIVSRVRREGNQILWELERGDQVGGEEE
- a CDS encoding vWA domain-containing protein, encoding MKVSLQPALNDGNLDANQLNSQRQLGISISAIAENQDRNVPLNLCLILDHSGSMNGRSLETVKKAANRLVDRLNPGDRLSIVVFDHRAKVLVPSQSVENPEKIKQQINRLSADGGTAIDEGLRLGIEELAKGKKDTVSQAFLLTDGENEHGDNNRCLKFAQLAASYNLTLNTLGFGDNWNQDVLEKIADAGLGTLSYIQKPEQAVDEFNRLFSRIQTVGLTNAYLLFSLMPNVRLAELKPVAQVSPDTIELPLQQETDGRFAVRLGDLMKDAERMILANIYLGQLPTGEQAIANVQVRYDDPAANQVGLFTPNIPVYAHVVKNYQADPNPQVQQSILALAKYRQTQLAETKLQQGDRTGAATMLQTAAKTALQMGDTGAATVLQTSATQLQSGGDLSESDRKKTRIVSKTILQDTPPQ
- a CDS encoding vWA domain-containing protein, whose protein sequence is MKVKLLSALNDNNVDVAQTSSQRQLAMTIFAIAGEFDQNLPLNLCLILDRSGSMHGQPIKTVIQAVERLIDRLKVGDRISVVAFSGSAEVIIPNQVIQDPESIKSQIKSKLSASGGTVIAEGLELGITELMKGTRGAVSQAFLLTDGHGESGLRIWKWDIGRDDNKRCLALAQKAAKLNLTINTFGFGNSWNQDLLEKIADVGGGTLAHIERPEQAVDQFSRLFGRIQSIGLTNAYLLLSLVPNVRLAELKPIAQVAPDTIELPVEAETDGSFAVRLGDLMQDVERVVLANIYLGQLPEGKQAIAHLQIRYDDPLVNEQGLLSPLVPVYADVVRAYQPASNPQVQQSILALAKYRQTQLAEAKLQQGDRTGAATMLQTAAKTALQIGDKGAATVLQTSATRLQAGEQLSDADLKKTRIVSKTVLQE
- a CDS encoding DUF5615 family PIN-like protein, with product MNYLTAMKLLPRQGLPLSAAALLRDAGIDTIHVGEIAMSKAEDAEIIQRARERIYFSVKLRIEFR